DNA from Bubalus bubalis isolate 160015118507 breed Murrah chromosome 7, NDDB_SH_1, whole genome shotgun sequence:
GTACGTCGTTACGCAGCAGAAGATAGCACAATGATGGTGAAGAGTTAGCCATGTGGCCCTCTGGGGAAGGAGCACTCTACGCAGAGGGAACGacctgtgcaaaggccctaacTTGGGAGCATGGCTGATGTACATGGAccagcaaggaggccagtgtgcAGGGAGAGGGAATGAAGGTTAGGAGACGAGGTAAGAGAGATGACTGCGGGTCAGATCATATGGGAAACTAGTAGCTTACTGGAGTAACCTTGGCCTTAATCTGAGAGAAACTGGTAGTTGTTGCAGGGCTCTGAGACAGTAGTGACATGAGCTACATTTTTGAAAGATCACGCTGGCTTATGTTGAGAATCAGCTGTCGAGAATAAGGCAGAAACCCAGGAGACCGATTAGGAGTCTGTTGCAACAGATTAGGTGTTCAGTGATGGTGGGTCACATCAGGAGGGGAGCTCAGAGTTAATGTAACAGGGATAACTTCTGGATGCAGAGCCACTGATGGTCTGCAGGCCGAGAGAGAAAGAGTCAAGGAAGACCTCATTGTTTTCAGTTTGAGTAAGTAAAGAAACAGGAGGGCTGTAGGAGAGGTGGCGGGTGAGGAAAATCAGAAATTCCCATGTAATCACATCAATCGAGATCTATATTACACACCAAGTAGAGACACGGAGTATGCAATTGGATATATGAGTTGAGAGTTGAGGAATGATGTTTAGAAGTTGTCATATATTTAGAAGTTATCAGTATATAAATAGTATTTCAAGTCATGAGACTGTTATGAGATCACCATCTAAAGATAGAGAAAGGGACCAAGAACTCGGAACTGGCGCATTCCTACATTCAGAAGTCAGGATAAAGAGAAGGAATTGTAGAAAAACCTGGGAAGGAATAGCCAGGGAAGTAAGGAGGAAAGCTCAAGAGTGTGCAGAGTCTTGGAGTCAATTAGAGGAAGCGTATCAAGGTGAAGTGACTAACTGCTGCATCCGTGTGAATACTGAGAAGCAACCACTAGATTTCACATGGTTGCAGGAGGCTCTTTCAGGAGCAGTGTCAGTTGAGTTGTGTGGTCTACAGAGTGACTGGAATGGGTTGAGCACTGAGAGGAAAACTGGAGCTAGTAAGgacaaaataaaactttgtagTTTGGCTGCAAAGCCACCAGAAAAAGCAGGTGCTATCCGGTGAGGGAAATGGGATTAGGTTTTGAAAAGGTATTGTGTCTGCTGCTGGCAAAATTGAGAAGGGTAAAACTTTGCTGACTTAATAGGAAGAAGAATAGCTAACCAGTGTCCTTGGGTAGACTCTAGTGCCCAAGTAGAGGGCCTAGCTTCAACTAGAAACCCAGAAAGACTGCTTTTAGTTTCAGGAAAAAGTTGTAAATGACTGAAATGAGCAAAAAAAATATTACTGGTGTCTAGTCTGTCATACTCTTCAGGTTATCTGCACCTTGTCTTTGAACTATTTTATAACTTTGTAAGTCATAGACacttggtaggaatgcaaaaaaaTCTTTTCTATAAACATGCAAATGAATTTTGTCCAACGGGGGCACAACTGATTTTCCTCTCCTACTACAGAAGACAGTTTTGGATATATTAAGCAAATTTATTTTAGCATGCCTTATTatccatatgggcttcccaggtggcacgagtggtaaagaacccacctgccaatgtggagacatgagaggcaggttcaatccctgggttgggaagatcccctggaggaaagcatggcaacccactcaagtattcttgcctagaaagtcccatgggcaaaggatcctggtgggctacagtccatagggtcacaaagagttggacatgactgaagcaacttaacacgcacgcacacacattaTCCATTTATGTGTCCGCTCTTTGAAATTCTTTGAGCTGGTTCTAATGTCTTACTGGTTCCTTCACCATGATTTCAATAGACTCTTTGGcacatgttcattttatatttgtatgagaATCatgattatatattctttttaaaaaagtatcctTCAACAATAGTAATAAGGGCAGACAACATACAAGGGCAGATGCTTAGGTGGGTGCAGTGATGGTAACCTGTGGAAGCTGTCTTCCAGCAGCTTCCCTCTCCTGAGTCAGAGATGCGCCAGTCAGCAGAGTGGGAGAGTGAATGGAACAGGGATTTCACCGTGACTGCAGCAGTGAACACCGCTTGAGGTGAGCGGCCGTAAATCTGAAGGGGGATGTTTGGGGACTGTATTTCGCCAGCCATAGTTCAGGTGCACAGGTGCACACACAGGGAAGGGAGGGTTGAATTTAACCcgggattggagaaggaaatggcaacccactcatgttcttgcctggagaatcccagggacgggggagcctggtgggctgccgtctatggggttgccccgagttggacacgactgaagcaacgtagcagcagtagcagtacttTAGTTAAATCAGCAGGAAGAAGCAATGCAGGGAGGCAAGAGAGTTGGGGATATTACAAATGGATGATAAGAGTGATTCTCTTAAGTATGTTAAGGAGATAAAACTTAGAGGAGAGGTGAAGGACAATAATAATGTCATGGTATCAATAGACTGGAGGTCCCAGTGCGGTGGAAGGGCTGTTGGAGTTGCTGTACTAGAACAATGAACTGGAAAGACAGGAGACGTCCATCAGAGAAGCAAAATATTCTACTTGGGACTAGCATCCTAGCATCTGAACATTTGACCGTTTGAGAGTCACTTACCTGCTAACCACCAAACTGCTCTTTTGGTGGGTAGCAGCAGGGATGTTTTACATGGAGTGCTTACTTCCCCTTCTCCTAGATATATTCATATGGTCTTTCTCAGTGAGAAGATTCCATGAAATCAAGTCTTGTTACTTTAGGGTGAACAGAATCTGCAGAATCAGGCAGCACGATGAGCAGCGGCTCCATGGACCACTGTGCAGTTCGCGCACTGCACAGACACCAGGCTGAAGGATGACTGGGCTGAGATCCAACTCAAGATCTGCTTATTAAGCTGCAGTCCCATCCCAGGCTGCCTTTTATGCCCACAAAGGCTCATGCCCTGCTCTCATAGGGATGCTGCTAGAGTAACAACTTTTTAATTCACAGAAAGATGCTATGTAGGCCAGGGACCCCTGATAAAAACTGCACATATGCTATGAGGTTTTTACCCAGAGGGCTAGACTCAGGAGGTAGATTGGTCTTTCTGCAGAGAAATCCCTTGTGTTCTTTTGTCCACTAAGCACTTCAAGTATTCAGTCCTTTTGAAGGAAGAGATCTGATATTATGTGCATAGGGTAGCTTTTTATAATACAATGTTtattcaaataattaaattttgtttCCCTGAAACCAATATATGTCTTTCTAGATTGTCAGTATTtgagaaaaatgatgaaatacGCATCATGTGACTTAGGGACCACTGCCAACTCtactgattcttttccatttatcagAAAAATCTTAGAAGGTTAAGATACTGATAAAAATCAGTTGAATAATTTTTTCTGATAAGCAGATGCTGCTTAGATATGTAAAAAATTTCTACTTGCTCGTTTATTAAGACCTCTTTAATGTTATCAGTTCAAGACAGATTCCTTATCAATGGTCCTTGAATTTTCAGGTCATTTTAGTTATGTAAATGTTTACAGTCCCCTTAGACTATCTATTAAGCTTCATATAAAAATATCAGCAaaggcttttcctttttttgggatAGGAATTCTAGTAATAACCACTCACTGAATTAAAAAGGTAACACAGAACACAGCTTTGTGGACACAAAATCATCCACGCACACTGAAAGCTCACTGAAAGCAAATGTCAGCGTAGAGGCCGAGCTACAACCTGGGAGACTGAAAACAAAGGCTATTTTTAGCATGCTTTTATAGTCAGTTGTTAACCCAGGGAATGCTGCTATGAGGTGGTTCAGTATCATTTCCCTTGAACTTCCTAGTAacagaatgaaagaggaaagctGTTCAACTAAGCTAGCAGGTTAAGACAGGAACCCTGCCCCCAGGCTATTCCAGGACTACCCGTGGGAAGAATCTACAGACTGTCTCTGGCATTCTCCCTCCAGGCACACAGAATATTTTCACCAATCCAAAGAGCATTGCTGATAGCGATCTTGCAACACAGCACGATTTTCAATTATTCTCCGCAGTTGAGCTTTCAACAAAGACCACCTGACTTTGTTCTGAACCCCTTTGAGGACAGCACTACTTCTTCTTGTTTTCACCTAGAAGTGCAATGTCTGAGCCAGGAAGGTGAAGGGAGAGCAGGAGATAGAAGTGTGATGAGGGTGGCGTGGGCGCGGGGTGTACAGGGCGGACAGGGAACCCTCTCTCACAGCCCATGGGCCTCCTCGCAGGGGTGATGATGATTTTACTTAAAAGTACAATGAAATTCCAGAGTAGTAGCCAAATTCCTAGTCTAGCCTAGTATGAAATTGCAAGCTAaagcaaaatacatttttctcccCCAATAGTATGCTACTAAAATTTATGCCATATGTGTGGAAATTAAGACCAAAATGCAATGGGCTTCACATTTCTGAAGTAAGAAGTTTTGTTCCTGAATCCTGGTCTTGAGGATGGCGAATCTAAATGATAAATGAAATGAACATGTCATTTCATTTGAACAGACTGAGCAGCTGATGGAAGTGGCATTTGATTGCTGGGGAGAAAACGCTACTTCGGAAGTGTAAGAACTTTAGAATATGTGCTGATATACATACACTGAAAGTCAGATTGGAAAGAATCTAATAGCTTCAGTTTATCACTGCAGATGCAGGTGGGGAGGACACCCTTAGACTATGCATTCTATCTGTGTTGGGTTAACAACGAGGTGCTTTCCCTCATAGCATGGTATACCTGAGCACAAAACTTTAGTAAACTATAATAAAACAGCTGTATAAAAGGAATAGTTAATATCCTGGCCAATAAGCCAGTAAATCTTATGTTGCACAAATGTGCAGTTTTTACTGCATTGCTCAGACTATGgtattattttctactttgaCACTATACTTTTATATCTACCTGATTGAATGATgggtattttctttaaatacGCTACTGTCAGTATAAACTTAAAATATCTTTGGATTCATTCTATTAAGTACATCAGCACATATAAAAGTAatgttataataattatattaaaagcaTATACATTGAAATTAGTTGATTTACGACTTTTAGATTTCCCTCTAttgtgaaagaaataattgattatATAATAATCAATAGTTTAATTAATATTGGGGTTTCCTgtgtggctcaattggtaaagaacccacctgcaatgtaggagacataagagacccaggtttgatcctcgggtcaggaagttcccctggtgaaggaaatggcaacccactctagtattcttgtctggagaatcccatggacagaggagcctggtgggctacaatccatggggtgcaagagtcggacatgacactaggcagcaatgaacaaaacacaCCAGAGAATCCTTATAAACTTGTAATACTGTGAAATgttcaaaatatgaaaatgaaacttATGGTAAgttcaaaacaaaactaaactgcttgtcaaataaataatttcatatcacttaaaaaaaaaaaactcaggcaGTTATTAATCCAGTCTAAGTAACTACGTACAAATGAGGCTACAGCGCTATCCAATCTGGAGTGTCAGTGCCATTCATGAAGGCTTTTAtgcataaatacaaaaatactttatttttgatactttcacttttaaggTACTCCCCAGAAAGGGATGtcaaaaaagtattaaataaaagaGGTTTCAAACCTTCTGTTAAGCTGTGATTCGAGGGGGAGATGACTACTGATGGTTACATTACTGGTAATCTTTGTGTAGTAAGTATAAAATAACTTCAATAAACTCACTTTCCCCTGAATCCATCAGTGTGAAATTATACATTGCTGTTATTTTCAAGGGCTATTCTGCTTTGACTGAAATGCaataagcatttactgagcacttactatattgCTTATCCTGCTGTCTAGTTAGTTTGTCTGGAGCAAAAACAAAGCCACATGTGAGCTTGTCTCTTcctttgtatatgtatgtatttgttagATGCTGTTCATATATTCTTGGCTGGTTTTGTTTCTGTCATCTGCTCTTTATTTTCTAGCAGCTGGTTGGTTCTATAGAGCATCTCAGAAAGCACACAAAGCATTCCCATGTCTGCCGGGAGGAAGGATTTCTTGTCTGAAGACTCATTTTCTGGAGGGGTATGTCTTTGCTCACGCAGTGAAGACTTCTGATAACAGAAATGGAACAGAGTTTCAAGCCATTCCACAGAAACTGTACTTTGGTCTCTAGACTTACCTGTCCTTAGGAACTGAACCCGTCACTTGGTTTGCATTCTTTATAACTGGAGGTTAACTTAAAACAGAAACGGCAGGAAAGCTTTCCTGTGCTTCGGGTAGGAGATGAATTTGCTTTTGTAGAATTTGTGGCTGAGGAAAGCAGACAGGGCCTGGTTGAAGAAGACATAGGTTACCACGAGCCACCAAGTCAAGTTGTAGAAACCGAAGGTGACAGCCATGGAAATGTAGATCATCAGCTCTGCCAAGTAGTTAGGGGAAGAGACGTATTCAAACCAGTCTCCAAAAGGGATTCGGTGGTTACAGTGAATGACCACTCCTGAAACGGGAGAAGAAGATACCCTTAACATCTGAAGTTGCTAGAAAAAAGTTTTACCACTTTGCTCCCGAAATCATTTATAAAAACTCAACCAGAAAAGGATGTCGCAGACTGTACAAACCATGCTGTCACCACCTCCACTGTCAACCTACTACATGTCAGAAAGTCGCAGACTGAAGTTATACTAACTGTAAATAAGCACAAAAGAAAGCCTGTTTCTCCACCAGTCCTCCAAGCTAGTGATGAAGAGCTCAGATTCCAGAGTCAGACTGAATGAGTtcgaatcccagctctgccacttacaagCTGTGTAATTTTAGgtaagttgcttaacctctctgtgcctctgtttcctcacctgtaaaatcagGGTAAGACTGTATTTGCCTCAAGCGAGTACTGTGACGTTACACATAAAGCAACTCAGAACAGGGCTGGCACAAAACAAGCGCCTGATAAATGTTGAGTAGCACtgttcaatttttattatttcaaaaagcCTAATAAAAACTGTATTTGTGATAAGTCAATACAAGCTAACTAAAAAAGTTaagtttttttgctttggctggaACGATACTAACTTGGCACAGTAATGGTAGTGCTGACATGCTGGTTAGACACATATATGCAGTGCAGGCCCCAAAATGTGGGCACAGCATAGAGTCACAGAATGTCAGGGCTAGATGGTGCCAGGGATGGCTGTCAGTAAAatgctctcattttacagatgggaagatCAAGACCCAGCGAGTCTTGTCAAAATGAGTATTTGATAGATTGATTAGTCGACTAATTAgggcaggaaagaaaagagagaaagaataagtACATTTAACTCCTGAGGGCTAAAACCCCCCAGTCAGTGGTTCTAAAAGATATCTTACCTGCTTTGTTTTTCCTGAGATTGCTGAGGATGACATGACATTTATACTGATGGGCAGATGACCAGATGAACATCATCATTCCGAGGATATGGAACCACCGAGCCTGCATCAGGAGATTCTTCCCTATCACATAGACTACAGAAATAAGAATTACCTATTAGCCAACTCTGCAAAACTTCAGAGGCtcagtgcattaaaaaaattacacagtCTGCAAAACACAATTATCCACTTATTCGGTTCCTCATGACTAGAAAACCACCCTGATATCATTTCCCAAGCACAGAAGGGAGAACACCGTCCCTGTGGATGAAGGAGGTATGCTCCTCAGCTAGGGGCAGCTTCAGGGCTCACTGGCAGAGAACTCCAGATTGGCACATTCTCCTGCTCCTTCTTCAAGTGCTTCAGGCACGGGGATCAGCTCTGTGGGTCAGCTCCCACTCTTGTGATGTATTCTTGTGTGGTGAGACCACTCTGCATTTTTATTGCTAAGCCTGGTTTGATGTCTTCTTTCTTGCAGTCTGCTGTCAGAAAAACACCTTCTGAAGGATCTCACCTGAGCCATTTCTAGGGAAACTTTGAATACTGACTTGACTGGCCCCAGCCAATGAAGAAAATCACTGCAAGTAAAGGTGAGGGGTGGAGCTTCTCAAAAAGGGAAATGTAAACTGCAAGATAAAAGACCGAAACATATCCTGTTCTGATTCAAGAGAGCCCAGTCAAGAGATTTTCTTTCAGGAGTAGAAACACTCAAGgttccatctttatttttcttctccaggtacTAAGAAGACAGGAAGAATGAAGGTTTGTTTAAGGACTGGCATCAGAAAAGCAAACTAAGGACTTCCCTATGTTCAGCAGGAAGCTGGGAGCTGAGCCAGGGACTTGactgaagaaaacaaagctgTTCACTGACAGTGGGGAAGAGCCTAGGCTCTGGAGCCGAGAGGGAGCCCCTAACAATTGATTTAGGTATGAGAACCAAGGATCAAGCTATTCCATATGGGTACTTGGAAGTAGGACTCAGCTGGTGACAGCTAGTAACTAATGACAGTCCATCGAAGTCtaattgagttaattttttaaaaaaacgatGTCTCTTAATGTTTACTAGGTTTAGCCATTTAACTAAGtggttatatttttataagttaaaaacaaacaaaatatgaaaaccaGTTCTAAATCAGAGGGCTTTAAGAGCAAGTCACCATAGGGTTAGAAGTTGGGGAGTTCATGTCACTGCCAAGTCACCTActctaaaggcaaagaaattacctatgaaggaaaaaagatttttcaGAGGAAGTTGGAATTATAATACAGGAAAGGGAAGGCAGGCAGAAGGCTATTTACCGAGGGTCTGATCTGTGTAGTATTTaatgatttgtttatttattcattccttatGGAGTGTCTACTGAGTGTGGCATCTCTCATGAGGGATAAAGCAGTGGGAGTCAGGTCAGATCCTAGTCCTCATGAACTCACATTCTCGTAGCAGGAGatgaaacaagtttaaaaaaatcaataatcaaGATAATATAATCAATAATCAAGGTAATATAAGGGTGAGATGGggctctgaagaaaaaaaaaccacagaacaATATAATAGAGAGTGACTAGGGGCAGACCCTCTAGACTCTGAAGACAAGGAGACGTGAAAATCTGGGTAGTTTACAGAtacactttccactttcataagAACCCTCTTATGAGTTCTTGTGTATGTCCCCAATTCCAGATAAAGGTTCTGGAGCTCTGATAAATTAAATAAGCCAGAATTCAGACTCAAGCCCATCTGACTCCCAAGCGCCTGTGTATCAGACCATGAAGCGGGCAAATGCCCCAGTGTGCTTTCTTCCAATGAATTCCTGAAACCAGTCTTCCCCAGCCTGCCCCAAATGACTGCAGATGACCTCTTGAAGGACAGGTAGGTGAAACTCAAGTTTCAGAAACCTTCAGAAAGGAGTATCTACAAGCTATTTTGTGGGTGTCTCAACAGCCTCTCCTTGACTGTTTCTATAAGAGGAAGAGCAAAAGCTGGGGTCCAGGCCAGcagaggaaactccaggagagacACGTCATGCTGACAGACTACAAGCTAATAGGTTACCAAAGTGCTCTGGAAAGTTCCTTTGGGTGAAAACCTAGGACTGTTCTTCAGGAATGACAGCTCATATAGTGACATGGGCTGAAAAGAATGCCACAGCCAAAAGCTGAGGGAGGAAAAACTGACTTCAGCTCAGAGAAATCAGATGGAGAGATGCCAGCTGAGTGTGGCTGGAGCCAATAAATAATTCAGGAATTGAGAAATATAGTCAGTAAGTTGTACTTTAAAATCATTCCTCGAGCCATGGAAGCCTTGGGTGGTTCTACAGCAACAGAGAGAGGCTGCTCCAAAGGCACTCAGCACGGAAATCAAACCTGCGGAGAAAGCTCACTCACTGAGTACTGGAAATAGCCAGACCATGGGCTCAAACTGACGAGGAGGGATAGAGCAGCTTTAGGAAACAGAGCGACTTGGGCTTAGAGAAAACAGTTGTGAATGATCTACTCTAGCATGTGTGGGCTGATGGATACTAAGGGTGCAAGATGAAGTTAACCTCAGCATTAAAAACTCACTTGAATCATCCAAAATGACTTGAATTCTTTATGATAAACATGcaatgtttttgtaaaaaaaaaaaaaaaaaaaagatggtcaaATATGTCAGATATcccatcctccctcccctccaccaccccagCCCCGCAAAATCACATTTCATTTCCTCATAAACCAAGGTTGTGATTTTGCTTCCCTCTTCTTAGCAAGTGAGAGCTTCGGAAGTGTTAAGACACAACTTTGATTTACTACAGTACTCTTTTGCTCTCCCCTCTCAGGCTGCCTCACTTGAGAAAAGCTTTTTTGTAAGGGGAACCACCACAAGAACTAAATGGCAATAGAAtggctccctgcctcctctcaAATCCCAACTTGTCACCAGGAGCTGAcccaccccttcctcctctgGTGTTCCATGATTTCACCCTGCACAACAACTTCACCTTCCCCAACCTCACCCCTCCACCCCAGGATGACAAGGCTTTGGTGAGACAACTGGGCTGGCTGGCCTTTCTCCTGCTCCAGTGAGTTCCCCTGCTTCCTGTTCTACTCCTGACCACActgcctctttctttccagaCTAACCCATAGGAGTTCACTGACTTCAGTCCCACTGAGGGAAACCCCGTGGCCCATTTCTTCATCCCTAAACCAAGCCTCCTGAGGACTCTGCACTGCACTCTCTTCACTGAAGGCACTGCTGTTTATGTTGGTGTCTCAGGTTTCAGCAGTTATGGTTAATGTGATGTGTATCTGCTGGGTACCCTTGGGCATGCTgacttgtttaatttttaaaatttttattggagtatagctgctttacaatgttgtgttagttgctaccgtacagcaaagtgaatcagccacagatatacatatatcctcttctttttttggatttccttcccatttaggtcaccatggaGCACTGAGGAGGGTCCCCTGAGCtatacacagtaggttctcattggctatctattttatacataatctcAATAGTGTCaaacccagtctcccaattcatcccaactccatccctctctcccttggtgtccacacatttgttctctacatctgtgtctctacttggttgcaaataagatcatctataccatttttctagaatccacatatatgcattaatatatgatgtttatttttctcttcctgacttatttcactctttaTGACAGCCTCCAGGTATGTTGAGTTTTTAAAGCTACAATTAGAGCCCAGACTCTTCATATGCCAAGTGGATTGGGCAGGTCTCTTACTTTCCAACTTCCATAATGCCTGGTGGGGAGAGTCTCTCACATACTCAGTGACTCAGCTGACAGACCCCAATGACCACTCACCGTTCCTGCCGTCCATGGGCACTTGGCTCAGCACAGTTAGGCCAACAAGGATATAGTACACAAGTCCAAAACAGTACTGCACGACGTGGAtcatggcattggagaagacactGACGTAGAAGCACTCGAACAGTCTTCGCAGGCTGTGCAGCCATAGAAACACTAGCACTAAGAATGCAGACAGTGCGAGCTCACCCCCTACAATTCAGAATGGAACATGCTCAGCATCTCTCTCCAGGAATAATCCAGTTATGTCTGTCCTTACTGTTAGACACTATTAAACAAGATCAGAGCTAGGAAAGGGTACCAGATATCATGAGGTCTAACACTGCCATTTTTAGTGGCAATAAGGAAGTGAGCCAAGTGGTCAAGGAATTTGGCTAGTGACAGAGTGGAgacaaactcaggtctcctgtctCTACTTTGTGATGTGAAAGCCGTCTGGGTTATGGGGCTGGGAAGGGTCTGTGCTCTCAGAACCCAACTCCACAGTTTCTGGGTCCCTGACATGCATCCCCATTTGAAGATGGTCAGGAAGAGTTCCTGGATGACTTCTGAGCCAGGCCCCCTGGTGGGATGCCTGAGGTCAGGGGGACACGTGACACAGGAATGTACAGAAACAGAAAGGGGCATGAAAATGGAGTGGGAAGAactgtgcatttcttttcataCTAAGGGCCAAAAAAATGATACTTTTGGG
Protein-coding regions in this window:
- the SRD5A3 gene encoding polyprenol reductase isoform X2 gives rise to the protein MEKPRKGCHRARPPAGSLMFPRGLGRGLLPSPDCLRSPWKKDVKNPYSGLYFSHFYIISVLWNGFLLWSLTHSLFMGAPFPNWLDGLLRILGTAQFRGGELALSAFLVLVFLWLHSLRRLFECFYVSVFSNAMIHVVQYCFGLVYYILVGLTVLSQVPMDGRNVYVIGKNLLMQARWFHILGMMMFIWSSAHQYKCHVILSNLRKNKAGVVIHCNHRIPFGDWFEYVSSPNYLAELMIYISMAVTFGFYNLTWWLVVTYVFFNQALSAFLSHKFYKSKFISYPKHRKAFLPFLF
- the SRD5A3 gene encoding polyprenol reductase isoform X1 — protein: MATWAGTEVSALNPLRAFWLTLAATFLLTLLLQLVPPGLLPGCAFFQDLIRYGKTKEGVPSRPAACRVFDVPKRYFSHFYIISVLWNGFLLWSLTHSLFMGAPFPNWLDGLLRILGTAQFRGGELALSAFLVLVFLWLHSLRRLFECFYVSVFSNAMIHVVQYCFGLVYYILVGLTVLSQVPMDGRNVYVIGKNLLMQARWFHILGMMMFIWSSAHQYKCHVILSNLRKNKAGVVIHCNHRIPFGDWFEYVSSPNYLAELMIYISMAVTFGFYNLTWWLVVTYVFFNQALSAFLSHKFYKSKFISYPKHRKAFLPFLF